The sequence TCCGGCAATGGGTCGAAGGCGACGAAGTCACCCACTCCCACGCCGAGGGTCTCGCAGTCGGCGCGGGTCGTGCTGTAGGCGTCCAGGCGCAGCTCCACGTGGTCCCAGCTCACCGGCAGGCTGTCCACCTGGGTATTGAAGGCGTGCCCCGAGGCCAGCAGGGGCAGGACGCTGCCGCGCAGCACCCGGCTGTCGCAGAACAGGCTCACCCGGCTGCCCTCGGCGAAGCGGCTGGACCAGCAACCCACCGGGGCCAGCCCCAGGCGGCCGTTGTCCTTGATCTCGCGGACGATGGCGCCAATGGTGTCCAGGTGGGCCGACACCGCGCGGTCCGGGCTGCTCTGGCGGCCCTTGACGGTGGCGCGGATGGTGCCGCGTCGGGTCAGCTCGTAGGGGATGCCGATCTCGTCCAGCCGTTCGGCGACGTAGCGCACGATGGTGTCGGTGAAACCGGTGGGGCTGGGAATGGCGAGCATTTCCAGCAGCACCCGCTGCAGGTAGGCGAGGTCGGGTTCGGGAAGTCTCTTGCTCATGGCGTCTCCTTGGCCGGGACTGGCCTTGGGGTTCCGATCCGTAGGGTGGATCACGCTTCACCGATCCACCTTCGCGGCTCGGGGTGATCGCCAGCGGTGGATGGAAGAGCGCCATCCACCCTACGCCTTGCTCAGGTTCGGCTTAACGGGAACAACAGGTCGATGAAGCGCTCCGCCGTGGGTTGCGGCTGGTGGTTGGCCAGGCCCACCCGCTCGTTGGCTTCGATCAGTACGTAGTCCGGCTGGTCGGCGGCGGACACCAGCAGGTCCAGGCCCACCACCGGGATATCCAGGGTCCGCGCGGCGAGGATCGAGGCTTCGGCCAGTGCGGGGTGAAGGTTCACGGTGACATCCTCGAGCACGCCGCCCGTGTGCAGGTTGGCCGTACGCCGCACCGCCAGGCGGGTGCCGATGGGCAGCACATCGTCATAGCCGTAGCCGGCGGCCCGCAGGGTGCGCTCGGTCTCGCCGTCCAGGGGAATGCGGCTCTCGCCGTCGGTGGCGGCCTGGCGCCGGAGGCTCTGGCGTTCGATCAGCTGACGCAGGGTGCGCTGGCCATCGCCCACCACTTCGGCCGGGCGGCGAATGGCGGCGGCCACCACCTCGAAGTTGATCACCACCACCCGCAGGTCCAGACCCAGGTGGCAGCTTTCCAGCAGCACCCGGCTGTCGAAGTGCTCGGCATTGGCGATGGCGGTCTGCACGTCTTCCATGTTCTCCAGGCCCACGGCCACCCCTTGGCCCTGTTCGCCATTGACCGGCTTGACTACAAGACTGCCGTGCTCGGCGAGGAAGGCGGCGTTGGTCGCGTCGCTGCCCGCCAGGCGCTGGGCCGGTTGGCGGATGCCCACGCGGGCCAGCGCCCGGTGGGTCAGTTGCTTGTCCTGGCAGAGGGTCATGCTCACCGCGCTGGTGAGGTCGCAGAGGGACTCCCGGCAGCGAATGTGCCGGCCGCCCTGGCTGAGGCTGAACAGCCCGCCCTCGGCATCGTCCACCTGGACCTCGATGCCGCGCCGCAGGGCTTCGTCGACGATGATGCGGGCATAGGGGTTGAGGGACTGCTCCGGGCCCGGGCCGAGGAACAGGGTCTGGTTGATGCTGTTCTTGCGCTTCACCGCGAAGGTGGCCAGGTCGCGGAACCCCAGCTTGGCGTAGAGCGACTTGGCCTGGCGGTTGTCATGCAGGACCGAGAGGTCGAGGTAGTTCAGGCCACGGCCCATGAAGTGCTCCACCAGGTGGCGCACCAGGGCCTCGCCCACGCCGGGCCGGCTGCACTGCGGGTCCACCGCCAGGCACCAGAGGCTGGAACCGCCTTCCGGGTCGTCGAAGGCCTTCTGGTGGTTGAGGCCCATCACCGCGCCTATCACCTGGCCGTCGCGCTCGTCCTCGGCCAGCCAGTACACCGGCCCGCCCAGGTGGCGCGGGGTGATGGCCGCCTGGTCCACGGGCAGCATGTCGCGGCAGCGGTAGAGCTGGTTCACCGCCTGCCAGTCGGCGTCGCTCAGGGCGCGGCGGATGCGGAAGCCTCGGAAGGCCCGGCGCGCCGGACGGTAGTCGGGGAAGCGCAGGCGCAGGGTATCGGAGGGGTCGAGGAACAGCTGTTGCGGCGCCTGGGCCAGCACCTGCTGGGG is a genomic window of Pseudomonas resinovorans NBRC 106553 containing:
- the ngg gene encoding N-acetylglutaminylglutamine synthetase, whose protein sequence is MKAHTLHGQRLLRGQAPSYQRLQARLAEGHQPPHDAPQILHCGWGRLLLGHTFPDPESLARELLAEQPGKRDIALYVAAPQQVLAQAPQQLFLDPSDTLRLRFPDYRPARRAFRGFRIRRALSDADWQAVNQLYRCRDMLPVDQAAITPRHLGGPVYWLAEDERDGQVIGAVMGLNHQKAFDDPEGGSSLWCLAVDPQCSRPGVGEALVRHLVEHFMGRGLNYLDLSVLHDNRQAKSLYAKLGFRDLATFAVKRKNSINQTLFLGPGPEQSLNPYARIIVDEALRRGIEVQVDDAEGGLFSLSQGGRHIRCRESLCDLTSAVSMTLCQDKQLTHRALARVGIRQPAQRLAGSDATNAAFLAEHGSLVVKPVNGEQGQGVAVGLENMEDVQTAIANAEHFDSRVLLESCHLGLDLRVVVINFEVVAAAIRRPAEVVGDGQRTLRQLIERQSLRRQAATDGESRIPLDGETERTLRAAGYGYDDVLPIGTRLAVRRTANLHTGGVLEDVTVNLHPALAEASILAARTLDIPVVGLDLLVSAADQPDYVLIEANERVGLANHQPQPTAERFIDLLFPLSRT